One segment of Anaerolineae bacterium DNA contains the following:
- a CDS encoding acetyl-CoA carboxylase biotin carboxyl carrier protein subunit — translation MKYVVEVEGRQYRIDVEGGRIAVDGEWLELDVKQIGDLPLYSLLVDSASVEVSVEEESRFHYSVMLAGEMYSVTVRPEGLSGASEGGRGRRTDEVVRAPMPGLVASLPVSVGQQVRLGQTLVVVESMKMENPLQAPAAGVVTQIHVGPGDSVEKNQPIVTLKFDGAAAGEGRPDSDGGSEDG, via the coding sequence ATGAAGTACGTGGTCGAGGTCGAGGGGCGTCAGTACCGCATCGACGTCGAGGGTGGCCGCATCGCGGTAGATGGCGAGTGGCTGGAGCTCGATGTGAAACAGATTGGCGACTTGCCCCTCTATTCTCTCCTCGTGGACAGCGCCTCAGTCGAGGTAAGCGTGGAAGAGGAGAGCCGTTTCCACTACAGCGTGATGCTGGCCGGGGAGATGTACAGCGTCACCGTCCGCCCGGAAGGGCTTAGTGGAGCGAGCGAGGGCGGACGCGGTCGGCGGACCGACGAAGTGGTGCGTGCGCCCATGCCCGGGTTGGTGGCGTCTCTGCCAGTGTCGGTGGGGCAGCAGGTGCGGCTGGGACAGACCCTAGTGGTGGTCGAGTCCATGAAGATGGAGAACCCACTCCAGGCCCCTGCTGCCGGCGTCGTGACGCAGATTCACGTAGGACCGGGGGACTCGGTGGAGAAGAACCAGCCCATCGTGACCCTGAAGTTCGACGGGGCTGCCGCAGGTGAAGGCCGCCCCGACAGTGACGGAGGTTCGGAGGATGGCTAG
- the lepA gene encoding elongation factor 4 — MERDNIRNFCIIAHVDHGKSTLADRLLERTGTISERDMTEQVLDAMELEREKGVTIKASAVRMYYDAPDGQRYELNLIDTPGHVDFSYEVSRALAACEGALLVVDASQGVEAQTIANLYQALDHNLVIVPVVNKIDLPSAHPEAVAHELSDLFGFDKEDVILASAKDGRGCDEVLQAVVARVPPPRPAETESLRALVFDTHYDPYKGVVAYIRVFDGALPRRSVLLAMATGERFEPIEVGVFAPGMTPTDELTAGEVGYVATGLKSAHDCAVGDTITLASSPASRPLPGYRPAKPMVFAGLYPSEGEDFALLRDSLEKLTLNDASLTWQPETSQALGFGFRAGFLGLFHMEIIQERLEREYGLDIVFTAPNVEYEVLTRQGHTVLVDSPADLPPEGDIEEIREPWAEVTLVTPTEYIGSVMELVTGRRGVQKNMEYLDESRALLTYEMPLSELIIDLHDQLKSRTRGYGSMDYRLIGFRAADLVRVDILVNDEPVDALSMIVHRQDAYRKGSALVSRLKELIPRQLFTVPVQAAVGKRVISRANVKALRKNVTAKCYGGDVTRKRKLLERQKEGKKRLKQIGSVSVPQEAFMALLSVE; from the coding sequence ATGGAACGAGACAACATCCGCAACTTCTGCATCATAGCCCACGTGGACCACGGCAAGTCCACCCTGGCCGACCGTCTTCTGGAGCGCACCGGCACCATCTCCGAGAGAGACATGACGGAGCAGGTGCTAGACGCCATGGAACTGGAGCGCGAGAAGGGGGTAACCATCAAGGCTTCCGCGGTCCGCATGTACTACGACGCGCCCGACGGCCAGCGCTACGAGCTCAACCTGATAGACACGCCCGGCCACGTGGACTTCTCCTACGAGGTGTCGCGAGCGCTGGCGGCCTGCGAGGGCGCCCTATTGGTGGTGGACGCCTCTCAGGGGGTGGAGGCGCAGACCATCGCCAATCTCTACCAGGCGCTCGACCACAACTTGGTCATCGTACCGGTGGTCAACAAGATAGACCTGCCCAGCGCCCATCCGGAAGCCGTGGCCCATGAGCTGTCCGACCTGTTCGGCTTCGACAAGGAGGACGTCATCCTGGCGTCGGCCAAGGACGGACGGGGTTGCGACGAGGTGCTCCAGGCAGTGGTGGCCCGGGTGCCACCGCCAAGGCCGGCGGAGACGGAGTCGCTGCGAGCGCTAGTGTTCGACACTCACTACGACCCCTACAAGGGAGTGGTGGCCTACATACGTGTCTTCGACGGCGCTCTGCCCCGCAGAAGCGTCCTCCTCGCCATGGCCACCGGAGAGCGGTTCGAACCCATAGAGGTGGGGGTGTTCGCCCCAGGCATGACCCCCACCGACGAGCTCACTGCTGGCGAAGTCGGCTACGTGGCCACCGGCCTCAAGAGCGCCCATGATTGCGCCGTAGGAGACACCATCACTCTGGCCAGCTCCCCGGCATCTCGACCTCTGCCCGGTTACCGGCCGGCCAAGCCCATGGTGTTCGCTGGCCTCTACCCCTCCGAGGGCGAGGACTTCGCCCTCCTGCGGGACTCACTAGAGAAGCTGACCCTCAACGATGCCTCTCTCACCTGGCAGCCAGAGACGTCCCAGGCTCTGGGTTTCGGGTTCCGGGCCGGTTTCCTAGGCCTGTTTCACATGGAGATCATACAGGAGCGGCTGGAGCGGGAGTACGGACTGGACATCGTCTTCACCGCACCCAACGTCGAATACGAGGTCCTCACCCGTCAGGGGCACACTGTCCTGGTGGACAGCCCGGCGGACCTGCCCCCGGAGGGCGACATCGAGGAGATCCGAGAGCCCTGGGCCGAGGTGACTCTGGTCACGCCTACCGAGTACATAGGGTCGGTGATGGAGCTCGTCACCGGGCGGAGAGGGGTGCAGAAGAACATGGAGTACCTAGACGAGAGCCGCGCCCTGCTCACCTACGAAATGCCCCTTTCCGAGCTCATCATTGACTTACATGACCAGCTCAAATCCCGCACCCGGGGCTACGGCAGCATGGACTACCGGCTGATCGGCTTTCGGGCCGCTGACCTGGTGCGAGTGGACATCCTGGTCAACGACGAGCCCGTAGACGCGCTCTCCATGATCGTGCATCGCCAAGACGCCTACCGCAAAGGGTCAGCGCTGGTCTCCCGGCTCAAGGAGCTCATACCACGGCAGCTCTTCACCGTCCCGGTACAGGCCGCCGTGGGCAAGAGGGTGATCTCCCGGGCCAACGTCAAGGCTCTGCGCAAGAATGTCACCGCCAAGTGTTACGGCGGCGACGTCACCCGCAAGCGAAAGCTCCTGGAGCGCCAGAAGGAGGGGAAGAAGCGCCTGAAGCAGATCGGTAGCGTCTCCGTGCCCCAAGAAGCCTTCATGGCCCTGCTCTCTGTCGAATAG
- a CDS encoding Gfo/Idh/MocA family oxidoreductase: MARLRIGHVDLDTSHPQNWIPIERELGHEVVGVYDGGGVWPQGYAREFADKLQVPRVFDSPEQMADEVDLAIVHTANWDLHVERARPFVEAGKGVLLDKPIVGNLKDIHVLRDWARQGARISGGSSLRFAYEAREYLARPVEERGEPQFAFVGCGVDEFNYGIHAYALLVALMGTKVESVKYLGAKGQRQIEVVWQDGRRGILTIGKPIGGRWLPFYATLVSDRGITQMIAESGRLYRALLEALLPYYAGEAEVPMGIEDLLVPELLALAARQSWLNDGARRYLSDLRLDDPGYDGAAFGAEYRLSRL; encoded by the coding sequence ATGGCTAGGCTGCGCATCGGGCACGTTGACCTCGATACCTCGCACCCGCAGAACTGGATCCCCATCGAGCGCGAGTTGGGGCACGAAGTGGTGGGGGTCTATGACGGCGGGGGCGTTTGGCCGCAAGGATACGCCCGTGAGTTCGCCGATAAGCTGCAGGTTCCCAGGGTGTTCGACTCGCCCGAGCAGATGGCGGACGAGGTGGACCTGGCCATAGTGCACACGGCCAATTGGGACCTTCACGTGGAGCGAGCACGCCCCTTCGTGGAGGCGGGGAAGGGCGTGTTGCTCGACAAGCCCATCGTAGGGAACCTGAAAGACATCCACGTGCTGCGGGACTGGGCCAGGCAGGGGGCTCGAATCAGCGGCGGCTCGTCCCTGCGCTTCGCCTACGAGGCCCGGGAGTACCTCGCCCGGCCGGTGGAGGAGCGGGGCGAGCCCCAGTTCGCTTTCGTGGGTTGCGGGGTAGACGAGTTCAACTACGGCATCCACGCCTATGCCCTTCTGGTGGCCCTCATGGGAACCAAGGTGGAGAGCGTCAAGTACCTGGGGGCCAAGGGCCAGCGACAGATAGAGGTTGTGTGGCAGGACGGACGCCGAGGGATCCTGACCATCGGCAAGCCGATCGGGGGAAGGTGGCTGCCATTCTACGCCACGCTAGTGAGTGACCGCGGCATCACCCAGATGATTGCCGAGAGCGGCAGGTTGTACCGGGCCCTGCTGGAGGCGCTATTGCCGTACTACGCCGGGGAGGCTGAGGTGCCCATGGGAATCGAGGACCTGCTGGTGCCCGAGTTGCTGGCCCTGGCGGCGCGTCAGTCCTGGCTCAACGATGGGGCCCGCCGCTACCTCAGTGACCTCAGGCTCGATGACCCAGGCTACGACGGGGCTGCCTTCGGCGCCGAGTACCGTCTGAGTAGGTTATAG
- the accC gene encoding acetyl-CoA carboxylase biotin carboxylase subunit: protein MIRKVLIANRGEIAVRIIRACRELGMRTVAVYSDADRTGLHVRLADEAYRIGPAPSRESYLSIARIVDAAVRSGADAVHPGYGFLAENALFAQACVEAGLIFVGPDYETIRLLGDKVAARRFMREAGVPIVPGSDEDTGSDLTSAAERLGFPLLIKAAAGGGGKGMRLVRRREELEPALEVARREARAAFGDDTVYLERTVQGARHIEFQILADSYGNAIHLGDRECSIQRRHQKVIEETPSRALTDDLRQRMGEVALLAVRSAQYCSAGTVEFLLDSTGSFYFLEVNPRLQVEHPVSEMVTGVDIVKEQLRIAAGRRLRYRQSDIQPRGWAIECRILAEDPYSNFAPSTGRITGFSEPAGPGIRVESGVYDGFEVTPYYDSLIAKVIAWGETRGDAIMRILRALEECRISGIKTNIPFCHQLFNSPSFIGGQFDTTFLEQRFSLSTESRQAHELIAAVAAAYVENTKRGRRAAERRDSSRADGAWRLAGRSEAMGD from the coding sequence ATGATCAGAAAGGTACTCATTGCCAACAGAGGCGAGATCGCGGTGCGCATCATCCGGGCGTGCCGCGAGCTGGGCATGAGGACGGTCGCCGTCTACTCCGATGCCGACCGAACCGGCCTGCACGTGCGCCTGGCAGATGAGGCCTACCGGATCGGCCCGGCGCCTTCTCGGGAAAGCTACCTGAGCATCGCTCGCATCGTGGACGCGGCGGTGCGCTCCGGGGCCGATGCCGTGCATCCCGGGTATGGGTTTCTGGCCGAGAACGCGCTGTTCGCTCAGGCCTGTGTGGAAGCTGGGCTTATCTTCGTGGGGCCCGACTACGAGACTATTCGGCTCCTGGGCGACAAGGTGGCAGCCCGTCGGTTCATGCGGGAGGCGGGAGTGCCCATCGTCCCCGGGAGCGATGAGGACACGGGCAGCGACCTGACTTCGGCGGCCGAGCGTCTTGGCTTCCCTCTGCTGATCAAGGCAGCCGCCGGAGGCGGCGGCAAGGGCATGCGACTAGTGCGCAGGCGAGAAGAGCTCGAGCCGGCCTTGGAGGTGGCCCGGCGAGAGGCACGGGCTGCCTTCGGGGACGATACGGTCTACCTGGAGCGAACGGTTCAGGGGGCACGGCACATTGAGTTTCAGATACTGGCCGACAGCTACGGCAATGCCATACACCTGGGCGACCGTGAGTGCTCGATCCAGCGCCGACACCAAAAGGTCATAGAGGAGACGCCTTCCCGCGCCCTCACGGACGACTTGCGGCAGAGGATGGGCGAAGTAGCCCTGCTGGCTGTGCGGTCAGCCCAATACTGCTCGGCCGGGACGGTAGAGTTCCTGCTGGACTCGACGGGGAGTTTCTATTTCCTCGAGGTAAACCCGAGGCTGCAGGTGGAGCATCCGGTGAGCGAGATGGTCACCGGCGTAGATATTGTGAAGGAACAGCTGCGGATCGCGGCCGGAAGACGGTTGCGGTACCGGCAGTCAGACATCCAGCCACGGGGCTGGGCCATCGAGTGCCGCATCCTGGCGGAGGATCCATACTCCAACTTTGCCCCCAGCACTGGCCGAATCACCGGGTTCTCGGAGCCGGCGGGCCCGGGGATCAGGGTGGAAAGCGGCGTGTACGACGGTTTCGAAGTCACCCCGTACTACGACAGCCTTATTGCCAAGGTGATCGCTTGGGGGGAGACGCGAGGCGATGCCATCATGCGCATCCTGCGCGCCCTGGAGGAGTGTCGCATCTCGGGCATCAAGACCAACATCCCCTTCTGTCACCAGCTGTTCAACAGCCCCAGCTTCATCGGTGGTCAGTTTGACACCACGTTCTTGGAACAGCGCTTCTCTCTCAGCACTGAAAGCAGGCAGGCGCACGAGCTCATTGCCGCGGTGGCGGCTGCATATGTGGAGAACACGAAGAGAGGACGGCGGGCAGCGGAGAGGCGCGATTCCTCTCGCGCCGATGGCGCCTGGCGGCTTGCAGGGCGGTCGGAGGCCATGGGCGACTAG